Part of the Alteracholeplasma palmae J233 genome, AACCAATTTTAGGAAAACTCATCAATGAGTTAAAAGAAGAAATAACATTAAAATTACAAAATAAAAAACAAGAGTTAGAAGATGCAGAACTACTGAAAGTTTTAGAAACAGAAAAAATTGATATTACACTCCCTGGTTATGAATTCCACACAGGAAGTATACACCCGCTAAATGCGGTTATTGAACAAGTAGAAGACTTGTTTATTGGATTAGGTTTTATGGTTGCTGAAGGTCCAGAAGTAGAAAAAGATTTATATAACTTTGAAATGATGAATATGGAAAAAGACCATCCTGCACGTGCTATGCAAGATTCATTTTATATAGATCAAGAAACACTACTTAGAACACATACCTCTCCAGTTCAAGCAAGAATGATGTTAGAAAATAAAGGGAACCCACTAAGAATTATCTGTCCAGGTAAAGTTTATAGAAGAGATAACGATGATGCAACCCACAGCCATCAATTTATGCAAATAGAAGGGCTTGTGATAGATAAAGATATTAGTTTTGCTAATCTAAAAGAAACTTTACTTACACTAGTTCAAAATCTTTTTGGTAAAGATAGAGAAATTAGACTAAGACCTTCATATTTTCCATTCACAGAACCAAGTGTGGAAGTCGATGTATCATATGTTAAAAAAGATGGTTCGAAAGGATATATTGAAGTTCTAGGAGCTGGTTTAGTACATCCTAATGTTCTTAAAATGGCTGGCTATAATCCTGAAGAATTCAGTGGATTTGCATTTGGTATTGGTGTAGAAAGAATTGCTATCTTAAAATATCATATTGACGATATTAGACATTTTTACACAAATGACATTAGATTCTTATCACAATTTAAGGGAGTAAAATAATATGAAAATTAATCAAAATATACTGAAACAATTTGTTGAAATACCAGAAAATATTAATGAATTTACAAATAACCACATCATAGAAGTAGATGATTATGCTAAGTTAAATATATCTACAAATCTTGTTATAGGACATGTTCTAACATGCGAAGACCACCCAGATTCAGATCACTTACATGTAACAACTGTAGATTTAGGAAATGAGGTTACACAAATTGTTTGTGGAGCGCCTAATGTTGCTAAAGGACAATATGTAATTGTTGCCACAGTAGGGGCAGAACTTCCTGGAGATTTTAAAATAAAAGCTTCAAAAATCCGTGGTGTTGAATCAAACGGAATGATTTGTTCTTTAAAGGAACTTGGTCTTGATGAAAAGTATTTAACAGATGAAGAAAAAATTGGAATCTATTCTATTAAAGAAACTGTAAAAGTAGGTTCTGATGCTTTAGAATATCTAGGACTTAAAGGCTTTAATATGGAATTAGGACTAACTCCTAATAGATCTGATTTATTATCTCATGTAGGATTTGCTTATGAAGTAGCTTCTATGTCCAACAAAAAAATAACTTTACATACTTCTAGTTTTAAAGAAGATAAAGAAAAGAATCCACTAGAAATAAAAATTGAAGCTGACGGCTGTTATGAATATAACGCAAGATATTTTAAAAATGTTACTGTAAAAGAATCACCATTATGGTTGAAAAATGCATTGATTGCTGCTGATATTAGACCAATCAATAACGTTGTTGATATTAGTAATTATGTTCTAATTGAATATGGAACTCCTTTACATATGTTTGATGCTAAGAAAGTTAAAACCAATAAAATTGCTGTAAGATATGCTAAAAAGAATGAAAAAGTGACTACATTAGATGAAGTTCAAAGAACATTAGATGAAAAAGATTTAGTCATTACAAATACAAAAGAAATTATTGCAGTTGCTGGGGTTATGGGTCTAGAAGCTACAGGCGTTTCA contains:
- the pheS gene encoding phenylalanine--tRNA ligase subunit alpha, which produces MKDKIKQILNDLNDKLKNNAELQLANLEELRQKFLSKKGEVANLMQSLKNIPNEEKPILGKLINELKEEITLKLQNKKQELEDAELLKVLETEKIDITLPGYEFHTGSIHPLNAVIEQVEDLFIGLGFMVAEGPEVEKDLYNFEMMNMEKDHPARAMQDSFYIDQETLLRTHTSPVQARMMLENKGNPLRIICPGKVYRRDNDDATHSHQFMQIEGLVIDKDISFANLKETLLTLVQNLFGKDREIRLRPSYFPFTEPSVEVDVSYVKKDGSKGYIEVLGAGLVHPNVLKMAGYNPEEFSGFAFGIGVERIAILKYHIDDIRHFYTNDIRFLSQFKGVK